From Woronichinia naegeliana WA131, the proteins below share one genomic window:
- the acpP gene encoding acyl carrier protein, with protein MKRYITAEVKRIIKEQLDVEEKDIKPEATFIDDLGADSIGLAELVLAVEEAFEIDIPDEDTEKIRSVQDAVSYIEAHTPN; from the coding sequence ATGAAACGCTATATTACCGCAGAGGTAAAGCGAATAATCAAGGAGCAGCTGGATGTTGAGGAAAAAGACATCAAACCAGAGGCAACCTTTATTGATGATCTCGGCGCAGATTCCATTGGCTTAGCCGAACTTGTATTAGCGGTTGAGGAAGCTTTCGAGATCGATATTCCTGATGAAGACACAGAAAAAATTAGATCTGTCCAGGATGCAGTTTCCTATATCGAGGCTCATACCCCTAATTAA